A region of uncultured Draconibacterium sp. DNA encodes the following proteins:
- a CDS encoding 3'-5' exonuclease, which produces MKLHLKNALVFLDLETTGINIVTDRIVEIALIKVNVDGTEDEKLMRINPEQPIPIEASLIHGIYDEDVKDAPTFKEVAKTLAKFMEGCDLAGFNSNRFDIPLLAEEFLRAEVDVDFKKRKFIDVQAIFHKMEKRTLAAAYKFYCNQELTDAHSAMADTKATYEVLKSQLDKYKGVEYEDAKGKKSTPIENDVEKLSEFSSYDRNVDFVGRIVYDENGVEVFNFGKNRGVPVEQVLQEQPGYFGWILNSEFPLYTKKVLTQLKLKMMSK; this is translated from the coding sequence ATGAAGTTACATTTAAAAAACGCTTTGGTTTTTTTAGATCTGGAAACCACCGGAATAAACATTGTTACGGATCGAATTGTGGAGATTGCTTTAATAAAAGTAAATGTTGACGGCACCGAGGACGAAAAGCTGATGCGTATAAATCCGGAACAACCCATTCCGATAGAGGCTTCTTTAATTCATGGAATTTACGATGAGGATGTAAAAGACGCACCAACTTTTAAGGAAGTAGCAAAAACGCTGGCTAAATTTATGGAAGGATGCGATCTGGCAGGTTTTAATTCCAACCGTTTCGATATTCCTTTACTGGCCGAAGAGTTTTTACGTGCCGAGGTAGATGTTGACTTTAAAAAGCGCAAGTTTATTGATGTACAGGCCATCTTTCATAAAATGGAAAAACGTACACTGGCAGCAGCATACAAATTTTATTGTAACCAGGAACTAACCGATGCGCACAGTGCTATGGCCGATACAAAAGCAACTTACGAAGTGTTGAAATCGCAGCTTGATAAATACAAAGGAGTGGAGTATGAAGATGCAAAAGGAAAGAAATCAACGCCTATTGAAAATGATGTGGAAAAGTTGAGCGAATTCTCGTCGTACGACCGCAATGTTGATTTTGTGGGCCGCATTGTTTACGATGAAAATGGTGTTGAAGTCTTTAATTTTGGGAAAAACAGAGGAGTACCGGTTGAGCAGGTTTTGCAAGAACAGCCCGGTTACTTTGGTTGGATACTAAACAGCGAATTTCCGCTGTATACAAAGAAAGTTTTAACACAGTTGAAACTAAAAATGATGAGTAAATAG
- a CDS encoding fumarylacetoacetate hydrolase family protein, protein MKIICIGRNYVAHAKELGNDIPEEPIFFMKPDTALLRNNDPFYIPDWTSEVHHEIELVIKINRIGKNIEKRFAHRYYDEVGLGIDFTARDVQAQLKAKGLPWEKAKAFDKSAVLSSTFLPKSIFPDQEAISFRLDINGDTVQESHSGMMIFDFDELIANVSKYVTLKIGDLIYTGTPANVGPVAIGDRLEGYLEDKKLFDFEIK, encoded by the coding sequence ATGAAAATAATTTGCATAGGAAGAAATTACGTGGCTCATGCCAAAGAGTTGGGGAACGATATACCGGAAGAACCTATCTTTTTTATGAAGCCCGACACTGCCTTGTTGCGAAATAACGATCCGTTTTATATCCCTGACTGGACCAGCGAGGTACATCACGAAATTGAGTTGGTAATCAAGATAAACCGTATTGGCAAAAATATTGAGAAACGTTTTGCACACCGTTATTATGATGAAGTGGGGTTGGGAATCGATTTCACGGCACGCGATGTACAGGCGCAACTAAAAGCAAAAGGACTGCCCTGGGAAAAAGCAAAAGCTTTTGATAAATCGGCAGTATTAAGCAGTACCTTTTTGCCAAAATCAATTTTCCCCGATCAGGAGGCAATCAGTTTTCGCCTGGATATAAACGGCGATACGGTTCAGGAATCGCATTCGGGTATGATGATCTTTGACTTTGACGAGTTGATCGCGAATGTATCGAAATACGTTACCCTTAAAATTGGCGACCTGATTTACACCGGAACACCTGCAAATGTTGGCCCGGTTGCCATTGGCGATCGTTTGGAAGGGTATTTGGAAGACAAAAAACTGTTTGACTTTGAGATTAAATAG
- a CDS encoding acyl-CoA thioesterase produces MENHHFELEMQVRDYECDIQGIVNNAVYQNYLEHTRHKFLNHVGLDFAQLHDEGIDAVVIKAELEYKFPLRPGDDFLVRLKIGKQGRLRIVFLQEVIRKTDEKLMVKGRITSVLTKNGRPLSPEILESKFEEGGIVLEEV; encoded by the coding sequence ATGGAGAATCATCATTTTGAACTTGAAATGCAGGTTCGTGATTACGAATGCGACATTCAGGGCATTGTAAACAATGCAGTATATCAGAACTACCTGGAACACACGCGCCACAAATTTTTAAACCACGTAGGGCTCGATTTTGCACAATTGCATGACGAGGGGATTGATGCTGTTGTTATAAAAGCCGAGTTGGAATACAAATTTCCGCTACGTCCCGGTGACGATTTTTTAGTGCGTTTGAAGATTGGTAAACAAGGTCGTTTACGCATTGTATTTTTGCAGGAGGTAATTCGTAAAACCGATGAAAAGCTGATGGTAAAAGGCCGCATTACTTCGGTATTAACAAAAAATGGCCGTCCACTTTCTCCTGAAATTCTGGAAAGTAAATTTGAAGAGGGGGGAATTGTTTTGGAGGAAGTTTAA
- a CDS encoding YkgJ family cysteine cluster protein, with protein MNTNPQFEQLEKAFFHDGYQLAMKAVEANMEQNALHQSLKEMYAAIDGLIDSLFVYARQQNQSIDCKRGCSWCCHQPVFALDYELDYLKAAVNNLPDAETVSGIQEKARQKQAKLGNLKGDDLMNAKHPCPLLKDDACSAYEARPMACRIYLSSDVKSCVHFYNQPDDKTTYPALLDMPMRLGRMMNEGFKSALKTNGVEAKEYRIEEKLIK; from the coding sequence ATGAACACAAACCCGCAATTTGAACAACTCGAAAAAGCCTTCTTTCACGATGGATACCAACTGGCCATGAAAGCTGTTGAGGCAAACATGGAGCAAAACGCGTTGCACCAATCTTTAAAAGAAATGTATGCGGCAATTGACGGACTGATTGATTCGTTGTTTGTTTATGCCCGGCAACAAAACCAAAGTATCGATTGCAAACGAGGCTGCAGCTGGTGTTGCCACCAACCGGTTTTTGCGCTGGACTACGAGCTGGATTACTTAAAAGCGGCTGTAAATAATCTGCCTGACGCCGAAACGGTATCGGGCATTCAGGAGAAAGCAAGACAAAAACAAGCCAAGCTCGGAAACTTAAAAGGCGATGATCTGATGAATGCCAAACATCCCTGCCCGCTTTTAAAAGATGATGCTTGTTCCGCGTATGAAGCCCGCCCGATGGCCTGTCGTATTTATCTTTCGTCGGATGTAAAAAGCTGTGTTCACTTTTATAATCAACCCGATGATAAAACCACCTACCCTGCTCTTTTGGATATGCCCATGCGCCTGGGACGAATGATGAATGAAGGATTTAAATCGGCACTAAAAACCAATGGTGTTGAAGCAAAAGAATACCGTATTGAAGAGAAACTAATTAAATAA
- a CDS encoding slipin family protein has translation MKSVSRNLRMFNPISATILIVLLLVIGTLYYLQKLDPILSIVLAVISILIASSIHIADQWEKAVVLRMGKYTGLRGPGPFIIIPIIDKVDSFIDQRIRVTDFKAEETLTKDTVPVNVDAVVYWTVWDVEKAALEVQEYIRAVGYIAQTGLREIIGKHELADLLQNRDKIAGDLQVTLDEHTNPWGITCQTVGIKDVVIPKTLADAMSKQAQAERERQARVILGTAETEIAVKFEEASRRYVNNPVALQLRGMNMLFEGLKEKGSMVIVPSSALDSMNLGAMGGLVSLAKSNEQ, from the coding sequence ATGAAATCTGTTTCCAGAAACCTTCGGATGTTTAATCCGATATCCGCCACAATTCTAATAGTCCTGCTCCTTGTAATCGGCACATTGTACTACCTGCAAAAGCTTGATCCGATTTTGTCCATTGTTTTGGCTGTAATTTCTATTTTAATAGCATCGTCGATACATATTGCCGATCAGTGGGAAAAAGCGGTTGTTCTTCGTATGGGAAAATATACCGGATTGCGCGGCCCGGGCCCTTTTATTATCATTCCAATAATTGACAAAGTTGATAGCTTCATCGACCAACGAATAAGAGTAACCGATTTTAAGGCCGAAGAAACATTGACCAAAGACACCGTTCCGGTGAATGTTGATGCCGTGGTGTACTGGACCGTTTGGGATGTTGAAAAAGCAGCACTGGAAGTTCAGGAATATATACGGGCAGTAGGTTACATCGCCCAAACCGGATTACGGGAAATAATAGGAAAACATGAACTGGCAGATCTGCTTCAAAATCGCGATAAGATTGCCGGTGATCTTCAGGTCACACTTGATGAACATACTAATCCGTGGGGAATTACCTGCCAAACAGTAGGCATTAAAGATGTCGTAATTCCGAAAACACTTGCCGATGCCATGAGTAAACAAGCGCAGGCAGAACGCGAACGACAGGCACGTGTAATTCTGGGAACTGCCGAAACTGAAATCGCCGTAAAATTTGAAGAGGCCAGCCGGAGATATGTCAATAATCCGGTAGCACTTCAACTGCGAGGAATGAATATGCTTTTCGAAGGATTAAAAGAAAAAGGATCGATGGTAATCGTTCCCAGCTCAGCACTCGACTCCATGAACCTGGGTGCAATGGGAGGTTTGGTTTCACTTGCCAAAAGCAATGAACAATAA
- a CDS encoding GntR family transcriptional regulator yields MIDFKLDPKAGVPFYRQIIDQIRFGIATGKLSVGEQLPTVRALAVELKVNLNTVSKAYKELEIQNILETHLGSGTFIGDTDLTITPKQKQDKLHSICREFLTIASSYGFTNEDLIEELKNMKNHKKQ; encoded by the coding sequence ATGATAGACTTCAAATTAGATCCAAAAGCAGGCGTTCCCTTTTATCGTCAGATTATCGATCAGATTAGATTTGGGATAGCAACCGGCAAACTTAGCGTGGGAGAACAATTGCCAACAGTTCGGGCATTGGCAGTTGAATTAAAAGTAAATTTGAATACTGTTTCCAAAGCATACAAAGAGCTTGAAATCCAAAACATTCTTGAAACCCATCTTGGTTCGGGCACCTTTATTGGCGATACCGACTTAACCATTACTCCTAAACAAAAACAAGACAAATTGCACAGCATCTGTCGAGAATTTCTCACCATTGCCTCAAGCTATGGCTTCACCAACGAAGACCTCATCGAAGAGCTTAAGAATATGAAAAACCACAAAAAACAATAA
- a CDS encoding alanine/glycine:cation symporter family protein has translation MFENIGELIIKISDGIWGAPILILLLGGGFYFLVYSRLAPLRYIGHALSILTGKYDDPNETGQLRHYQALSTALAGTIGMGNVSGVAVAITMGGPGAIFWMWVSALLGVSTKFFTCTLAVMFRGKDDAGEIQGGPMYYITEGLGKQWKPIAVFFAIMAMIGVSPLFQANQLTQMVRDVILVPNGIEGSFTSNILTGVVISIIVGLVVIGGIKRIGKVTGRVVPTMVVVYTLTVLYIIFSNSSEIVPAFKTIFSDAFTGNAVLGGSLGAIIITGVRRAAFSNEAGLGTAPMAHGAAKTNEPIREGLVAMLGPIIDTILVCTMTALAIIITNTWKVSSADGITLTAQAFDSSIPVYGKYILAICVIFFSMSTMFAFPYYGVKCLGFVAGTKYQHIYNYLFVAVILLGAVANLRTIIGLIDIAFALMAFPTVITTMLLSPHVKRAAKDYFARLKVEKLNSK, from the coding sequence ATGTTTGAAAATATTGGTGAACTCATTATAAAAATCTCCGATGGCATTTGGGGAGCTCCTATTTTAATTTTGCTGCTTGGTGGTGGCTTTTACTTTTTGGTTTATTCGCGTTTGGCGCCGCTACGTTACATTGGTCATGCACTTTCCATTTTAACCGGAAAGTACGACGATCCGAACGAAACCGGACAATTGCGACATTACCAGGCACTTTCCACAGCTCTTGCCGGAACCATAGGAATGGGAAACGTTAGTGGTGTTGCAGTTGCAATTACCATGGGAGGCCCGGGAGCGATCTTCTGGATGTGGGTATCGGCATTGTTAGGAGTTAGCACCAAATTTTTTACCTGCACGCTGGCTGTGATGTTCCGCGGAAAAGACGATGCCGGAGAAATACAGGGAGGTCCCATGTATTACATCACCGAAGGATTGGGCAAACAGTGGAAACCAATTGCCGTATTTTTTGCCATAATGGCTATGATAGGCGTTTCTCCACTTTTTCAGGCCAACCAGCTAACTCAAATGGTTCGCGATGTCATTCTGGTTCCAAATGGAATTGAGGGCTCTTTTACTTCCAACATTCTAACAGGTGTGGTAATTTCTATAATTGTGGGACTCGTTGTTATTGGCGGGATTAAACGTATTGGAAAAGTTACCGGCCGCGTGGTTCCAACCATGGTCGTTGTTTATACGCTAACCGTTTTATACATTATTTTTTCCAACTCATCAGAAATTGTTCCGGCGTTTAAAACCATTTTTTCCGATGCATTTACCGGGAATGCTGTTCTTGGTGGATCGCTGGGAGCGATTATTATTACCGGTGTTCGTCGCGCAGCATTCTCAAACGAAGCCGGACTGGGAACTGCACCAATGGCACACGGAGCCGCCAAAACCAATGAACCGATACGCGAAGGTTTGGTAGCTATGTTGGGGCCGATTATCGATACAATTCTTGTTTGTACCATGACTGCCCTTGCTATTATCATTACAAACACCTGGAAAGTGAGCAGCGCCGATGGGATTACACTTACTGCACAGGCTTTTGATTCCAGTATTCCGGTTTACGGAAAATACATTCTGGCTATCTGCGTAATTTTCTTTTCCATGTCAACCATGTTTGCCTTTCCGTATTACGGTGTAAAATGTCTCGGTTTTGTTGCCGGAACCAAATACCAGCACATTTACAACTACCTTTTTGTTGCTGTAATTTTGCTGGGTGCTGTTGCCAATTTGCGTACGATCATTGGCCTAATCGACATTGCTTTTGCACTGATGGCCTTCCCTACTGTAATAACAACCATGCTGCTTTCGCCACATGTTAAACGCGCCGCCAAGGATTATTTCGCGCGATTGAAAGTGGAAAAACTTAATAGCAAGTAA
- a CDS encoding helix-turn-helix transcriptional regulator — MQNRLKIERAIKNLTQDDLAKLIGVSRQTINSIEKGRYVPSTVLALKISKIFEKPVNEIFELEDSD, encoded by the coding sequence GTGCAGAATAGGCTTAAAATAGAACGTGCCATTAAAAACCTCACACAAGACGATTTGGCTAAATTGATTGGTGTTTCGCGCCAAACCATAAATTCCATCGAAAAGGGAAGGTATGTGCCATCAACAGTTTTAGCCCTTAAAATCTCAAAGATTTTTGAAAAGCCGGTAAATGAGATATTTGAATTGGAAGATTCGGATTGA
- a CDS encoding endonuclease/exonuclease/phosphatase family protein: MKRLILSLLLLFPTILFAQQMNVMTFNIRMNTASDGVNAWPNRIALVNGLLHFYDPDVFGLQEALYGQLLDIEKGLPEYKWFGVGRDDGDKAGEFMPIFYNPKKLILEEKGHFWLSENCDEPGLGWDAACNRIVTWGKFKSKITGKKFFVFNTHFDHVGVEARKNSAKLIHEKMEEFTAGSGLPVILTGDFNLTPETQPIALIKGYMSDSREVTVEPPYGPVGTYNGFKPGSEGDNRIDYIFVNDKIKVLEYAAISDTYEGRSPSDHLAVFVQLQLK, translated from the coding sequence ATGAAACGATTAATTTTAAGCCTGCTTTTATTATTCCCAACAATATTATTTGCGCAGCAAATGAATGTAATGACGTTTAATATCCGAATGAATACGGCAAGCGACGGCGTTAATGCCTGGCCAAACCGTATTGCTTTGGTAAACGGATTGCTGCATTTTTACGATCCCGATGTTTTTGGTTTGCAGGAAGCGTTATACGGTCAGCTTTTAGACATTGAAAAAGGGTTACCCGAATACAAATGGTTTGGCGTTGGCCGCGACGATGGTGATAAAGCCGGCGAGTTTATGCCGATCTTCTACAATCCAAAAAAATTAATTCTGGAAGAAAAAGGACATTTCTGGTTATCAGAAAACTGCGATGAACCCGGACTGGGCTGGGATGCCGCTTGCAACCGTATTGTTACCTGGGGGAAATTTAAATCGAAAATTACCGGAAAAAAATTCTTTGTTTTTAATACGCACTTCGACCATGTGGGAGTGGAAGCCCGGAAAAATTCGGCAAAATTGATTCATGAAAAAATGGAAGAGTTTACAGCCGGATCAGGTTTGCCGGTAATCCTAACAGGCGATTTCAACCTCACTCCGGAAACACAACCCATTGCCCTGATAAAAGGATACATGAGCGACAGCCGAGAAGTTACAGTGGAACCACCTTACGGCCCCGTTGGAACTTACAACGGTTTTAAACCGGGCAGCGAAGGCGATAACCGCATCGATTACATTTTTGTGAACGACAAAATTAAGGTATTGGAATATGCCGCAATAAGCGATACTTACGAAGGCCGATCGCCATCTGATCATTTAGCGGTTTTTGTGCAGCTGCAATTGAAATAA
- a CDS encoding alpha/beta hydrolase, with amino-acid sequence MHKKLNLVVLLFFLVGISFAQERYTADLFDEIRVETATYATKDGENLDMDIYLPQNDYEQERATIIFVHGGGFSGGQRDGENIKTFCTRLANYGYVVASISYRLTRKGKPEGFGCDCPATEKLNTIYAANEDLLDAAYFLIENRHQYAINPQQIILSGSSAGAETVLYTAYQPPYCYGLDSGPVSFAGVIGMAGAIPDTTALYDESAIPSLLFHGTDDNLVPYGTAPHHYCEENTKGYWIIHGSYTIAEKLQQLDAPYWLHTTCGAGHEISSSPLKDYFDEIIEFCKDFAIDRKEEQRETIIEGKQNTDKYTTYNFCSE; translated from the coding sequence ATGCATAAAAAGTTAAACCTCGTTGTTCTGTTGTTCTTCCTGGTTGGTATTTCGTTTGCCCAGGAAAGATATACCGCCGACTTGTTTGATGAAATACGAGTAGAAACAGCTACTTATGCTACCAAGGATGGCGAAAATCTGGATATGGATATTTACCTTCCGCAAAACGATTACGAGCAGGAACGTGCCACTATAATTTTTGTGCACGGTGGTGGTTTTAGTGGTGGCCAAAGAGATGGCGAAAATATTAAAACATTTTGTACACGCCTGGCAAACTACGGCTATGTGGTGGCTTCTATATCGTACCGTTTAACCCGCAAGGGAAAGCCGGAAGGTTTTGGCTGCGATTGCCCCGCTACCGAAAAACTGAATACTATTTATGCTGCCAACGAAGATTTACTGGATGCCGCTTATTTTCTGATAGAAAACCGCCATCAGTACGCCATTAATCCGCAGCAGATTATTTTGTCAGGAAGCAGTGCCGGAGCAGAAACCGTCTTGTACACTGCTTACCAGCCGCCTTATTGCTATGGTCTGGATTCAGGACCGGTTTCGTTTGCAGGTGTAATTGGCATGGCCGGCGCCATTCCGGATACTACGGCATTATACGATGAATCGGCAATTCCGTCGCTTTTATTCCACGGAACAGACGATAACCTGGTTCCCTACGGTACTGCACCTCACCATTATTGCGAAGAAAATACCAAAGGTTACTGGATTATACATGGATCGTACACTATTGCGGAAAAATTGCAACAATTGGACGCGCCTTACTGGTTACACACAACTTGTGGTGCCGGTCACGAAATAAGCTCTTCGCCCCTTAAAGATTATTTCGATGAGATTATTGAATTTTGTAAGGATTTTGCCATCGACAGGAAAGAAGAGCAACGTGAAACAATTATAGAAGGAAAACAAAACACAGATAAATACACCACTTATAATTTCTGTTCAGAATGA
- a CDS encoding methylated-DNA--[protein]-cysteine S-methyltransferase gives MTQFTRYMNSPVGWLKLQSSGTALTVVCFDSEKGENSAVQPKILEDAESQLQEYFAGKRKDFNLQLAPEGTEFQQKIWELVQKVDFGTTASYLDIAIQSGSEKNTRAVGLANGKNPIPIIIPCHRIVGSSGKLTGYAGGLERKRWLLNHELSHTPSTGRLF, from the coding sequence ATGACACAATTTACCCGATATATGAACTCCCCGGTTGGCTGGCTCAAACTTCAGTCTTCGGGAACGGCTTTAACAGTTGTCTGTTTTGATTCTGAAAAGGGTGAAAATTCTGCTGTTCAACCAAAGATTTTGGAGGACGCAGAAAGTCAGCTGCAAGAATATTTTGCAGGCAAACGAAAAGATTTCAACCTGCAACTGGCTCCTGAAGGAACAGAATTTCAGCAAAAAATATGGGAACTCGTTCAAAAAGTTGATTTTGGAACAACTGCCAGCTACCTCGATATTGCGATTCAATCCGGTTCTGAAAAGAATACGCGTGCTGTTGGGCTGGCAAACGGAAAAAACCCAATACCGATCATTATTCCCTGTCATCGTATTGTTGGAAGCTCGGGAAAACTTACCGGTTATGCCGGAGGTTTGGAACGCAAACGCTGGCTGCTAAACCATGAGCTTTCTCACACTCCTTCTACAGGCAGATTGTTCTAA
- a CDS encoding NADH-dependent [FeFe] hydrogenase, group A6, with amino-acid sequence MSRKVNISINGFPVEISAGKTILEAAEEQGITIPTLCHHKDLCVAGNCRVCVVEVAGQNRLSAACATPCEEGMEILTNSLKVRNSRKQIIELLLAEHNADCTKCYRNGNCELQTLASEYKIMTQDFIELVPLKHVSIDSYSPSIIKDDSKCIRCQRCVRTCAGLQGVNALTVAHKGDKMKITTFFEKAMRDVVCTNCGQCVNHCPTGALVEKNYIEEVWEAIANPNKHVVVQTAPAVRVGLGEELGLKPGKSVTGKMVAALKRLGFDSVLDTDFTADLTIIEEGTELLTRLKKVLVDKDKSVSLPMATSCSPGWIKYIEHMFPDHLKNLSTCKSPQQMFGALVKTYYANARNIKPEDIVSVSIMPCTAKKYEAFRPEMHDSGYRDVDYVLTTRELAILIKQAGLDFNKLEPAKYDRLMGESSGAAVIFGATGGVMEAALRTAYEIVTGREVPFENLNITPVRGSDGIREATIKIENPVEEWAFLDGVELKCAIAHGLINAKSVMESIRAGTADYHFIEFMACPGGCLGGGGQPIPTNPEIRQKRAEAIYAEDEGLPIRKSHENHEIKKLYKDFLKEPLGEVSHHLLHTKYTQRERY; translated from the coding sequence ATGAGCAGAAAAGTAAATATCAGTATAAATGGTTTTCCGGTGGAAATTTCAGCTGGAAAAACCATCCTGGAGGCTGCAGAAGAACAAGGAATTACCATTCCAACACTTTGTCATCATAAAGATTTGTGTGTTGCCGGAAATTGCCGCGTTTGTGTGGTTGAGGTAGCCGGACAAAACCGATTGTCGGCAGCCTGCGCAACCCCCTGCGAAGAAGGCATGGAAATACTTACCAATAGTTTAAAAGTTCGTAACTCGCGCAAACAAATCATTGAGTTGCTTCTGGCAGAGCACAACGCCGATTGTACCAAATGTTACCGCAACGGAAACTGCGAACTGCAAACGCTTGCTTCGGAGTATAAAATTATGACTCAGGATTTCATCGAACTTGTTCCGTTAAAACACGTCTCAATTGATTCCTATTCACCGTCGATAATTAAAGACGACAGCAAATGTATTCGTTGCCAGCGTTGTGTGCGAACCTGCGCCGGGTTACAGGGCGTTAATGCGCTTACGGTGGCGCACAAAGGCGACAAAATGAAGATCACCACTTTCTTTGAAAAAGCCATGCGCGACGTGGTTTGTACCAACTGCGGCCAATGTGTAAACCACTGCCCTACCGGTGCACTGGTTGAGAAAAACTACATTGAAGAAGTTTGGGAGGCCATTGCCAATCCGAACAAACACGTTGTGGTGCAGACAGCGCCTGCCGTACGTGTGGGATTGGGCGAAGAGCTGGGATTAAAACCGGGAAAAAGCGTTACCGGAAAAATGGTTGCCGCTTTAAAACGTTTGGGTTTCGACTCGGTGCTTGACACAGATTTTACCGCCGACCTTACCATCATCGAAGAAGGAACCGAATTACTTACCCGCCTTAAAAAAGTTTTGGTCGATAAAGATAAGTCGGTGTCGTTGCCAATGGCAACATCATGTTCGCCGGGATGGATCAAATACATCGAACACATGTTCCCTGACCATTTGAAAAACCTGTCGACCTGCAAATCGCCGCAACAAATGTTCGGAGCGCTGGTAAAAACGTATTACGCCAATGCCCGAAATATAAAACCGGAAGACATTGTTTCAGTTTCGATAATGCCGTGTACGGCGAAAAAATACGAAGCTTTCCGTCCGGAAATGCACGACAGTGGTTATCGCGATGTTGACTATGTTTTAACCACACGCGAACTGGCCATATTAATTAAACAGGCTGGTTTGGATTTCAATAAACTGGAGCCGGCAAAATACGACCGTTTAATGGGCGAATCATCGGGTGCAGCAGTAATTTTCGGTGCAACCGGTGGTGTTATGGAAGCCGCTTTGCGCACCGCCTACGAAATTGTTACCGGCCGCGAAGTTCCGTTCGAAAACCTTAATATTACTCCGGTGCGGGGAAGTGATGGAATTCGGGAAGCAACAATAAAAATTGAAAATCCAGTGGAAGAATGGGCATTTCTTGATGGTGTTGAACTGAAATGTGCGATTGCTCATGGGCTAATAAATGCCAAATCCGTTATGGAATCAATTAGGGCAGGTACTGCCGATTACCATTTTATTGAATTTATGGCCTGCCCGGGCGGCTGTCTTGGTGGCGGCGGACAGCCTATTCCAACCAATCCTGAAATCAGGCAAAAGCGTGCCGAGGCCATTTATGCCGAAGACGAAGGACTGCCGATTCGGAAATCGCACGAGAATCATGAAATTAAGAAGTTATACAAAGACTTCTTAAAAGAACCACTTGGTGAAGTATCACACCATCTATTGCATACAAAATATACGCAACGAGAAAGGTATTAA